A region from the uncultured Macellibacteroides sp. genome encodes:
- a CDS encoding efflux RND transporter periplasmic adaptor subunit: protein MTKYKFISPIVILAALLTFSSCNGNKKSAVAEEETEVIPEDIVELREDQVKLANIEMGAIELRSMSGTLKVNGTVSVAPQNLATVSMPMGGFVKSTNLMPGNAVRKGQTLAIIENQEFIDIQQNYLEAKNRCELAKTEYDRQKELFKSDVSSQKNMQQVTSNYNSLKVQVKALEQKLSLVGINPFKLNEDNISRSVALVSPITGYVKAVNVSIGKSVSASDVLFEIVNSDKLFLELTLFEKDADKVSNGEKIRFYINNETEQHEAVVYQTGKSINNDKTYKVYANVVGHCKNMLPGMYVNAQIQAKSGQATSVPSASIVSFDDKDYIFVFEKNKVESGKPFTEYRMIQIKKGVSDDGFTEIVLPEGFNFKEAKVVIKGAYNLLSAKKNAGEMSC, encoded by the coding sequence ATGACAAAATATAAATTTATATCACCAATCGTTATTTTAGCCGCTCTCTTGACATTTTCGTCATGTAACGGAAATAAAAAATCAGCTGTGGCAGAAGAAGAAACAGAAGTAATTCCCGAAGATATTGTAGAATTACGCGAAGATCAGGTAAAACTGGCCAATATAGAAATGGGCGCAATTGAATTGCGATCAATGAGTGGAACATTAAAAGTAAACGGTACTGTCTCAGTTGCACCACAAAATCTGGCAACCGTTAGTATGCCAATGGGTGGGTTTGTAAAAAGTACAAACCTTATGCCTGGCAATGCTGTTCGGAAAGGGCAAACACTCGCCATTATCGAAAATCAGGAGTTTATCGACATTCAGCAAAATTATTTGGAAGCAAAAAACAGATGTGAACTTGCCAAAACTGAATACGACCGTCAAAAAGAACTTTTCAAAAGCGATGTATCTTCTCAGAAAAACATGCAACAGGTTACTTCCAATTACAATAGTCTCAAAGTTCAGGTAAAAGCTTTGGAACAAAAGCTGTCGCTTGTTGGAATTAATCCGTTCAAACTGAACGAAGATAATATCAGTCGGTCAGTGGCATTGGTTTCGCCTATTACGGGGTATGTCAAGGCTGTAAATGTGAGTATTGGCAAATCTGTTTCAGCTTCCGATGTATTGTTCGAAATTGTAAACAGCGACAAACTATTTCTTGAACTCACATTATTTGAAAAAGATGCTGATAAAGTATCTAATGGTGAAAAAATTCGCTTTTATATCAACAATGAAACAGAACAGCATGAAGCAGTTGTCTATCAAACTGGAAAGTCTATAAATAATGATAAGACTTACAAAGTGTATGCGAATGTTGTCGGACATTGTAAAAACATGTTACCGGGTATGTATGTAAATGCTCAAATTCAAGCTAAAAGTGGTCAGGCAACCTCAGTTCCTTCTGCGTCTATTGTCAGTTTCGACGACAAAGATTATATTTTCGTATTCGAGAAAAACAAGGTAGAAAGTGGAAAACCTTTTACCGAATACCGGATGATTCAAATAAAGAAAGGCGTTTCTGATGACGGATTTACAGAAATCGTTTTGCCTGAAGGCTTCAACTTTAAAGAAGCAAAAGTCGTTATTAAAGGAGCATACAATTTGCTTTCAGCAAAGAAAAATGCCGGCGAAATGAGTTGTTAA
- a CDS encoding P-II family nitrogen regulator gives MKEIKAFVKPFKVNDILNQLLQEGYPNTTVSLAEGTGKFKSEDSTLSTHFSITDSKVAKIEIVCNDVDVEKIVSIISTKGRTGNPGDGIIYVSEIQNVYKVRTGLENKED, from the coding sequence ATGAAAGAGATAAAAGCATTTGTAAAGCCATTTAAAGTAAATGATATTTTGAATCAATTACTACAGGAGGGCTATCCCAATACAACAGTTTCTTTAGCTGAAGGAACAGGGAAATTTAAAAGTGAGGACTCTACACTTTCAACCCATTTTTCTATAACAGATAGCAAAGTGGCTAAGATTGAAATTGTGTGCAATGATGTTGATGTTGAAAAAATTGTTAGCATTATTTCCACTAAAGGAAGAACCGGCAATCCGGGTGACGGTATTATCTACGTTTCCGAAATACAAAATGTGTATAAAGTAAGGACAGGGTTGGAAAACAAGGAAGATTAG
- a CDS encoding heavy metal translocating P-type ATPase, translated as MKKYKLNNLDCASCATKIESSLSKLEEVKFVTVNFANATMTIDTDNLEKVKAQIKTLEPEVEVEDIDKEKTLVSVSELAENKGTIIKAVSALALLVIGIIFEEKLHNTPFQLGEYAVYVTAYLIVGWNVIASAVKNIIRGQFFDEQFLMAIATLGAFAIHQMPEAVAVMLFYVTGELFQDIAVGRSRKSIKSLLEIKPDYANLKSGVEVVRVSPEDVKVGDIIVVKAGEKVPLDGTILDGTSFVDTAALTGESVPRKVKEKDAVLSGMINQNGLITIKVTKLFSESSISKIMELVENATSQKAETEKFITTFARYYTPIVVIGALLLAVLPPLLFAGQTFSDWIYRALVVLVVSCPCALVISIPLGYFGGIGMASRKGILVKGSNFLDALTQVKTVVFDKTGTLTKGEFKVSEVVTSNGFSKDEILEFAAYAEMNSNHPIAQSISLAYQGKIDIARITKTEEISGHGMKAIVDGKTILAGNDKMLHKENVAHSVCQVDGTVVHIAIDHVYAGYIIISDSLKDDAVEAIENLKSKNIQTVMLTGDNQFAAAAFAKKLNIDKYFYELLPEDKVKHIEQLIIENKGGKVAFVGDGINDAPVIARADVGIAMGALGSDAAIETADVVLMTDSPSKVALSIEVAKITRNIVWQNIYFAMGVKLIFIVLGVFGVATMWEAVFGDMGVALIAVFNAIRILKK; from the coding sequence ATGAAAAAATATAAGCTAAATAATTTAGATTGTGCGTCATGTGCAACTAAGATAGAAAGCAGTCTGTCAAAACTGGAGGAAGTAAAATTCGTAACGGTGAATTTTGCAAATGCCACCATGACTATTGATACCGATAATCTCGAAAAGGTCAAAGCTCAGATTAAGACACTTGAACCAGAAGTTGAAGTAGAAGACATTGACAAGGAGAAAACATTGGTTTCGGTAAGTGAACTTGCAGAAAATAAAGGAACAATAATTAAAGCAGTCTCTGCTTTGGCATTATTAGTTATTGGGATAATATTTGAAGAAAAACTACACAATACTCCGTTTCAACTCGGTGAATACGCAGTATATGTTACCGCTTACCTCATTGTGGGTTGGAATGTGATAGCCTCAGCTGTAAAAAATATCATTAGAGGACAATTCTTTGATGAACAGTTTTTAATGGCCATAGCAACACTGGGAGCTTTTGCTATTCATCAAATGCCCGAAGCGGTGGCAGTAATGCTATTTTACGTGACTGGTGAATTATTTCAGGACATTGCAGTGGGTCGTTCACGCAAGTCAATCAAATCGCTATTGGAAATAAAACCCGATTATGCCAATCTGAAATCAGGCGTGGAAGTAGTCCGGGTTTCTCCCGAAGATGTAAAAGTTGGTGACATTATTGTCGTTAAGGCAGGTGAAAAAGTTCCACTCGACGGAACGATACTCGACGGAACTTCGTTTGTTGATACCGCAGCGTTAACAGGCGAAAGTGTACCCAGAAAGGTAAAAGAAAAAGATGCCGTATTATCCGGGATGATCAATCAAAATGGGCTCATAACTATCAAAGTCACTAAGCTTTTCAGCGAATCTTCTATTTCAAAAATAATGGAATTGGTCGAAAACGCCACTTCACAAAAAGCGGAAACGGAGAAGTTCATTACAACTTTTGCGCGGTATTATACGCCCATAGTTGTCATTGGTGCTCTATTGCTCGCCGTTTTGCCTCCACTGTTATTTGCCGGGCAAACCTTCAGCGATTGGATTTATCGAGCATTGGTTGTGTTGGTTGTTTCCTGTCCCTGCGCTTTGGTTATTAGCATTCCACTGGGCTACTTTGGTGGTATCGGCATGGCTTCAAGAAAGGGTATTCTGGTCAAAGGGTCCAACTTTCTGGATGCACTCACACAGGTAAAAACCGTAGTTTTTGATAAGACGGGAACACTTACAAAAGGAGAATTTAAAGTTTCGGAGGTGGTTACTTCCAACGGCTTTTCCAAAGACGAAATCTTGGAATTTGCGGCCTATGCTGAGATGAATTCAAATCACCCGATAGCACAATCTATTTCCCTAGCATATCAAGGTAAAATTGACATTGCAAGAATTACAAAAACTGAAGAAATTTCGGGACATGGTATGAAGGCAATCGTTGACGGTAAAACAATACTTGCCGGCAATGATAAAATGTTACACAAAGAAAACGTTGCGCATTCGGTTTGTCAGGTTGACGGAACGGTAGTACACATAGCCATTGACCACGTTTATGCGGGTTATATTATTATTTCCGATAGCTTGAAAGACGATGCAGTTGAAGCTATTGAAAATTTAAAATCAAAGAATATTCAAACGGTCATGCTCACCGGTGACAACCAATTTGCTGCAGCAGCCTTTGCAAAGAAATTGAATATAGACAAATACTTCTATGAACTACTCCCCGAAGATAAAGTCAAACACATTGAACAGTTAATCATAGAAAATAAAGGAGGCAAAGTTGCCTTTGTTGGCGATGGAATAAATGATGCTCCTGTGATTGCCCGTGCTGATGTGGGAATAGCCATGGGAGCACTTGGATCCGATGCTGCAATTGAAACTGCCGATGTAGTGCTAATGACAGACTCACCGTCAAAAGTTGCTTTATCCATTGAAGTTGCGAAAATAACGAGAAACATTGTTTGGCAAAATATTTACTTTGCTATGGGTGTAAAACTAATTTTCATCGTTCTGGGTGTATTCGGTGTTGCAACCATGTGGGAAGCTGTGTTTGGAGATATGGGCGTTGCTTTAATTGCTGTTTTTAATGCTATTAGAATACTGAAAAAATGA
- a CDS encoding DUF302 domain-containing protein, with translation MEYYFSKTLHASFDEAITITTEGLKSQGFGVITVINMNEKLKEKLNVDFKRYTILGACNPPFAYKALLAEDKIGTMLPCNVLVIEQGENLIEIAAVNPIASMQAISNPALGEVAQQVTNLLQKVIENL, from the coding sequence ATGGAATACTATTTTAGCAAAACGCTTCATGCTTCCTTCGATGAAGCAATTACGATAACAACAGAAGGATTAAAATCTCAGGGCTTCGGAGTTATAACCGTTATTAATATGAATGAAAAACTCAAAGAAAAACTCAATGTCGATTTCAAACGGTATACCATTCTCGGGGCATGTAATCCCCCATTTGCCTACAAAGCCTTGCTGGCCGAAGATAAAATCGGGACAATGTTACCATGCAATGTGCTGGTTATAGAACAGGGAGAAAACCTCATTGAAATAGCAGCCGTCAATCCAATTGCCTCCATGCAGGCAATTTCGAACCCAGCTCTTGGCGAAGTCGCTCAACAAGTGACAAACTTGCTCCAAAAAGTTATTGAAAATTTGTAG
- the tnpB gene encoding IS66 family insertion sequence element accessory protein TnpB (TnpB, as the term is used for proteins encoded by IS66 family insertion elements, is considered an accessory protein, since TnpC, encoded by a neighboring gene, is a DDE family transposase.) has protein sequence MFSLGDSNRYLLYSEPTDMRKSFHTLSGLVTNRMGSNPHNGEVFIFINKSRNRIKLLHWEPGGMVIYCKMLDRGTFVLPDCSSVNNASYPMQWRDLVLLVEGIMEKPDSRQTRLEHLRNL, from the coding sequence ATGTTTAGTCTGGGTGACAGTAACCGCTACCTACTATATAGCGAGCCTACGGATATGCGAAAAAGCTTCCACACATTAAGTGGCCTTGTTACGAACAGGATGGGTTCAAATCCTCATAACGGGGAAGTGTTCATCTTTATTAATAAGAGCCGTAACCGTATCAAACTGCTTCATTGGGAACCAGGAGGAATGGTGATATACTGCAAGATGCTGGACCGAGGTACCTTCGTATTACCAGATTGTTCTTCAGTGAATAATGCGTCATACCCGATGCAATGGCGTGACCTGGTTCTTCTGGTGGAAGGAATCATGGAGAAACCCGATAGTAGGCAAACCCGACTGGAACATCTGAGAAATCTGTAA
- a CDS encoding IS66 family transposase — MTESEAKILREENERLKGLVASLENQLAWLRKKIFGSMSEKHLPLNPDNLQLNLFPEQMSADEKARLEAEVALEQENIEKKVSRHNEKPSRKPLDTSKLPVKEEHIYPKGINEEEYTELAPEVTDSLERIPAMVYIRRIIRHKYVLKSNIQIQHPERRAFEIAEIPPVAIDKCIAGASVLTDIIMDKFMYHLPFYRVIQKYKENGVILNDSTINGWFAATCERLKPLYDKLKAEILSSDYIQVDESTIPVIDNEKHRAVKGYMWCVRDALHGSVCFSYDFGSRSKSTAQKLLLGYHGNIQTDGYNVYDSFEGKEGITLYGCWAHARRKFVEALDEDDEKATQAIVYIKKLYRIESLADEQKLTPEERREKRRKEAYPVICEFEKWLSDTWLKVLRTSRVGKAIQYSYTLLPRLARYVNDGRINIDNNLIENAIRPLAIGRKNYLFCGNDDAAIRAAIIYSLISSCKAVNVDPREWMIDVLRKLPIYKESKKNICELLPKYWEKSLNTANS; from the coding sequence ATGACAGAATCGGAAGCAAAAATATTACGAGAAGAGAATGAACGACTTAAGGGTTTGGTAGCCAGTTTGGAGAACCAGCTCGCATGGCTTCGTAAAAAGATATTCGGCAGCATGAGCGAAAAACATCTACCTCTGAATCCGGATAATCTCCAGCTTAACCTCTTCCCAGAACAGATGAGTGCTGATGAGAAAGCAAGACTTGAGGCCGAGGTGGCCCTGGAGCAAGAAAATATTGAAAAAAAAGTAAGCCGCCATAATGAGAAACCTTCACGCAAGCCCCTTGATACTTCCAAGCTTCCTGTTAAGGAGGAACATATCTATCCCAAAGGAATAAACGAAGAGGAATATACGGAATTGGCACCTGAAGTTACAGACTCGCTTGAGAGGATTCCTGCAATGGTATATATCAGACGGATCATACGTCATAAATACGTTCTCAAATCCAACATCCAGATCCAACATCCGGAAAGAAGAGCCTTTGAAATAGCAGAAATACCGCCTGTGGCAATAGATAAATGCATTGCCGGAGCATCTGTTCTTACCGATATCATCATGGATAAGTTCATGTATCACCTGCCTTTCTACAGGGTGATACAGAAGTATAAAGAAAATGGCGTCATACTTAATGATTCTACCATTAACGGATGGTTCGCCGCTACTTGCGAAAGACTAAAGCCGTTGTACGACAAACTAAAGGCAGAAATACTGTCAAGTGATTATATACAGGTTGACGAAAGTACAATCCCCGTAATAGACAATGAGAAACATCGTGCCGTAAAGGGTTATATGTGGTGTGTGAGAGACGCGCTGCATGGATCTGTATGCTTCAGCTATGACTTCGGATCAAGGAGCAAATCCACAGCTCAGAAGTTACTGCTGGGCTATCATGGCAATATTCAGACAGACGGATATAACGTTTACGATAGTTTTGAAGGGAAGGAAGGGATTACGCTTTACGGATGTTGGGCGCATGCACGTCGTAAGTTTGTAGAAGCTCTTGATGAGGATGACGAAAAAGCCACCCAGGCAATAGTCTATATCAAGAAACTATACCGGATTGAAAGTCTGGCTGACGAGCAGAAACTTACCCCTGAAGAGAGAAGAGAGAAACGCAGAAAAGAAGCTTATCCCGTCATCTGCGAATTTGAAAAATGGCTGAGTGATACATGGCTGAAAGTCCTTCGTACAAGCCGAGTCGGTAAGGCTATACAATATTCTTATACGTTACTGCCACGTCTGGCCCGTTATGTGAATGACGGAAGGATTAATATCGATAATAATCTTATTGAAAATGCGATACGTCCTTTAGCCATCGGCAGGAAAAATTATCTCTTCTGTGGTAATGATGATGCAGCGATACGTGCTGCCATAATTTACTCGCTTATCAGCAGTTGTAAGGCTGTAAATGTAGATCCTCGAGAATGGATGATAGATGTCTTGAGAAAACTACCGATATATAAAGAATCAAAAAAGAATATCTGCGAATTACTCCCAAAATACTGGGAGAAGAGTTTAAATACGGCAAACTCGTAA
- a CDS encoding nuclear transport factor 2 family protein, which produces MKSRSIFLMLFLLFTAFVAKSENSAVVTDQEKEQMKEQVTVLIDKLVKGCEAANADSVMSVMMISPEFTYVVNRQSSDYQEFKKGVQSWFEMITSQKVTLDNERFSYPFFNSVLYVADLSLVMNYKNGRTVITDKGVWTLMFKKTGNDWKLIHGSEFYIYKDAPAEGAVTPVQ; this is translated from the coding sequence ATGAAGTCTAGATCAATTTTTTTGATGTTATTTTTGTTATTCACAGCATTTGTAGCCAAATCGGAAAACAGTGCAGTGGTTACTGATCAGGAAAAGGAACAAATGAAGGAGCAGGTAACGGTCCTGATTGATAAGCTGGTTAAAGGATGCGAAGCGGCTAACGCAGACAGTGTAATGTCGGTTATGATGATTTCGCCCGAATTTACGTATGTGGTAAACCGTCAATCCAGCGATTATCAGGAGTTTAAAAAAGGGGTGCAATCATGGTTTGAGATGATAACAAGCCAGAAGGTTACCCTTGATAACGAACGTTTTTCGTATCCGTTCTTTAATTCGGTTTTGTATGTGGCCGACTTATCTTTGGTGATGAATTACAAGAACGGACGTACCGTTATTACAGATAAGGGTGTGTGGACATTGATGTTTAAGAAGACGGGCAATGACTGGAAACTGATTCATGGTTCCGAATTTTATATTTACAAAGACGCTCCTGCCGAAGGTGCAGTAACTCCGGTTCAATAA